The nucleotide window AAAACACCGTCAATCAAGATGACTTGGAAGATTACGTCATTCGTTGGGTTAATTAAGGGCAGTGCTTAAGGGTATTACCCGTTTTAAGAGTATCCGCTGGAGGAGACTGATTAATGGAAAATATGACCGACTATCAATACGCGTGGATGATGTACCTCATTGGCGCGGTAGGTTGTAGCCTGGCAGCCTGGTTGTTGTTCCGTCGCGCTGGTCGTGCTTGGACGCATTTCTTTGTTATTACTGTAATGGTGCTTCTGTTTACGCCCTACGCGATTGATCCGGAAACCATGACGATGGCACCAGCAATCTATACGCTGGTCTTTGGCTATTTTGATGGTGGTTTTGTTGCGATCAAGCCTGTTATCAAGTTAATGCTGGGGTTATGGGTGGGGGCATTGGTCTTGTCCCTGCTATATCAATTGCTGACGCGCGGAAATACGCGCCCTGCGGTACGGCATGAATCTTCTGCCAGTCATCGTCAATCTGTTAAGGATGATGAATATGCTGAAAGCGCTTATTACGCCAATCGCAAATTAACGCGCGAAGAGCGAATTGCACGTGATGAGCTATTACATGAAGAGCCAATCAGAGCTATCCGCTGATTAAAATTCATTGGTATATCCTTTTCGCAAAAGCCAGCATCTCGCTGGCTTTTGCGTTTTCAGGTGCGCTGTTTGATTGGTTCGCTTGCACCATTTTGGAGTCCATTTTGGATTCAACAGTGCCCAAAATGGCGAATTGACTGTTTCCTGCTATAACTAAGAGCAATATTGGCCACTATAAATTGCTGATGCTTTTGTCCGGCAATGTTTTTATGGGAACCTCCATGCGACTGTTAATCCGTCTGGTTATTCAATTTTTTATTGTTGGTTGTCTGTCGCCCATCGCTCTGGTGAGCATGGCGGACGAACCGGCAAAACCGCTACCGGCAGATGTTCGGGTCATTATTGATATCTCCGGCAGTATGAAAAAAACCGATCCGGAAAATTTGCGCAAACCTGCTGTGGATTTGATTGCACGCTTGATGCCTGACAACAGCAAATCGGGATTATGGACATTCGGTCAGTCGGTCAATATGTTGGTTCCGCATCAGGTGGTTGACCAATCCTGGCGTAATCTGGGCGCGCAAAAATCAGCAAGTATCAACTCTGTCGCTATGTTTACCAATATTGGTGCTGCTTTGGAAAAGGCGACAGAAGACTATGAAACCCCTTCTGCAGATTATCGCCGCAATATTATTTTGCTGACTGATGGTGTAGTGGATATTAGTCAGGAAGCCGTGGTGAATCTCAATGAGCGCAAACGCATCCTCACTGAGCTGTTGCCGCGCTTGAAAAACGCTGATTACCGCATCCACACCATTGCGTTATCCAGTGATGCCGATCAGGAATTGATGAAAAAATTGTCGATTGCCACAGACGGTATTTTTGAAGTGGCCGATACTGCCGATGAGCTGATGAGTACTTTCCTGCGCATTTTTGATCAAGCAGTGCCCGCTGAGCGTGTGCCTCTTGATGAAAATGGTTTTCTGGTGGATGCCAGTATCAAAGAATTTACGGCATTGATTTTTCGACGCGCAGAAGTGCCAGCGACGGTCATTGTTGCGCCAGATGGCAAGGAGTACAGCACTACCGACCCTAAAAATAACGTCAATTGGTATCGCACCGACAAGTACGACTTGATTACAGTGCAGCAACCATTGACTGGCCAGTGGAAAGTCAAAACCGAGATGGCTCCCGGAAGCCGTATTACCGTGGTCAGTAACCTGCAATTGGTTATGCAGCCGCCCAAAAGCAATATCCGCTCAGGGCAAACATTGGGATTGGTTTACTCATTTCAGGAAAATGGCAGCACCATCACCAATAAAGATTTTCTTGGATTGTTAACAGCAAAAGCTTTGGTGAGTAGTCGTGGTTCGGTTGAGACCCGCGAGGTGGATTTAACCCTTCCTGCCCCCGACGATGGCGTTTTCAAGCACGAACTGGCTGGCTTTGAGGAGCAGGGCGAGTACGATGTTTCGGTTCTCATCGACGGCAAAACTTTCAAGCGCGAATACATCCACCATCTCAATATCACAGATTCAGCATTTGTTCTGGAAAAAAACCAGGAAGAAAAAGACGGTAAAAAAACCTGGGTTTACCGTTTGGGGGCAGATCTGGAAATTGTGGATGTAGCAAATACCAAAGTAACGGCGATCATCACCGATTCCAAAGGCAATAATCTGGAGCGGCAGCTTAATACTATTGGTAACTCTCGTTGGGAGTTTTCATTTGCCCCACTGCAACCCGCACGCTACGACATCACACTCAAGGTAGAAGGGCTGCAAATAGATGGCAGCCCTCTCACTGAAACCATTAAAGCTGACCAGTTTTATTATCCTGACGAAGCAACTGCTATGGGTATCCAAGCGCAAAGTTCGGCTGCTGCATCGTCCGCAGCCAGTGAGCCAGCTATTGAGGAAGAAGCTGCGCCAGAAGAAGATACATCAAGCAATCTTTGGATATACGCGGCACTCGGAGTTGGTAATTTATTGGTGTTGGTACTGGGATATTTCGCTTACCGCTTGATTGCGGGTAAAGGCAGTAAAGATGAGCTGGCAGAAATTGAACAAACCCTTGCTGCCAACCCAGCTAGCAAGGCTGCTGCTGGCGCTGCGGCTACGGCAATGCCGATAGATGTTGCCGATGACAGCCAGATGATTCCGATGGAATCATCGGAAATGAGTATGCCCGACGATCTTATGGCTGATAACCTGTTCCCGTTGGATAATATGGAAGAACCCAAAGACAAAACCTGATCCAGCGCAAGGTAATTTCCTCGTGTCACCCGTTAGTATTTCCCCGTGTATTGTTGAAATCCAACCACCGGAGCGCTTTGCTCTGGTGGATCGGTTTTATCGTTCCCAAGGTTACAAAGTGAAATGCGCCGCTGGTGAGCGTGTTTACACCCAATCCCACGAAAATGAGGGTTTTATTGCAGCGGCGCGTCTTGTTCCACAGCAGTCCGGGCATTATTGGCTGCGCAATTTGTTAGTAAGGGATGACTGGCGAGGCAAGGGGCTGGCAAAAGGGTTGATGCGCTCATTGTTGCAGAATATAGCGCCTCAGGGATGCTACTGTTTTGCGTTGCCGCACCTGAAAGTATTTTACGAGGACTTGGGGTTTACCCATGAGCCTGCTGATTGCCCCGATGATATTGCCCGTAAATTCCAGACATATCGCTCGCGAGGCCGCGATTGGTTGCTCATGGGCTATCTGTGAATGTCTTTATCTAATCGATAGGCAAAAGCTAATGGCACGCAGGTGAATGCCTGACTATAGTCTTTTTAAGTGATACATTTTGAACTAATACATTAAAAATCAATCTGTTAGTTCATAGGCTTCATTTTATTTATATCGTTTACCAAGGAGACACTATGAATATTGATATTGGAATTTCCCAAGCGCACCGCGAAGAAATAGCCCAAGGCTTATCCCGTCTGCTGGCGGATACTTACACTCTCTATCTGAAAACCCATAACTTTCACTGGAATGTCACCGGGCCTATGTTCCAGACCTTGCACTTAATGTTCGAAACCCAATACAACGAACTGGCACTGGCGGTGGATTTAATTGCCGAGCGTATCCGTTCTCTGGGATTTCCTGCGCCAGGTACCTACAAGCAATACGCCGCCTTGAGCAGTATTAAAGAGGAAGAGGGCATTCCTGCTGCAAAAGATATGATCCGTTTGTTAGTGGAAGGGCAGGAAGCGGTAGTGCGCACCGCGCGTTCGCTCTACCCATCAGTTGAAGCCGCCAGTGATGAAGCGACAGCAGACCTGCTGACCCAACGTATTCAATTGCACGAGAAAACTGCCTGGATGTTACGCAGCCTGCTGGAATAAGCATGGGCTGATCTTGCCGTGATAGTAAAAAGGGAGCACCTAAGTGCTCCCTTTTTTATTGGGATTTTTATGGGCAAAAATTGCGCGTACAAGTTGAAAATTTTTCCTAGAACGCGAATAAAAAAGATGAGACGAGTGCATCAGGTGGGGTTTTTAAGGTGAAAATAATCTAGGGTTTTAAATATAAGCCACTGAAATTAATGATCTTTTTTGATGATACGGATAAAAAGTGCTTATCTGAACTTCCCATGTTTGAAGGGGTTTGGTTATTCGGACGCGGATGGTCTTGCAAACTTGTAATTATGCGCCGGGATCTAGAGAAATAGCTGTTTGATCCCATTCAAAAACAGAGCAAGACCAGTGTAGTAACTGGCTAGGACGCTCCAGTCGGCGGCGACCACAATACAGCGAGTTACGATAACAATAAACGGTTCGAGGATTAAGTTCATGCAAACCCCAATCAACTTTAAAAAGAAGGTAATCGCTAGCGCTATTGCAACTTCTATGTTGGCAGGCTTTAGCGGTGCAGTACTGGCACAAGACGGTACTGTTGAAGAAGTAGTGGTTACAGGTATTAAAGGCTCCTTGCAGCGTGCGATGGACGTTAAGCGTGAAGCTGTGGGTGTGGTAGATGCAATCTCTGCAGAAGACATCGGTAAGATGCCTGACTCCAACCTCGCAGAATCTCTGCAACGTATTCCCGGTGTATCGATTGACCGTGTAAACGGTGAAGGTAGCAAGGTAACTGTGCGTGGCTTGGGTAGTGGCTACAATCTGGTGACTTTAAACGGTCGCCAAATGCCTGCATCCTCTTTTGGTACCAGCCGTTCATTCGAATTTTCCAACCTGGCCTCTGAAGGTATTTCAGGCGTTGAGGTTTTCAAAAGCGGTCGTGCCGATGTGCAGTCCGGTGGTATGGGTGCATTAATCAACATTTTGACTCCTCGCCCACTCAGCAGCCCAGGTTTAAAAGCTGTTGTATCAGGAAAGGCGGTTAGAGATGAGTCCTCTGTTATCGAAGGTGGTGTAACGCCGGAGATTTCTGGTTTGTTTAGCAATACCTTTGCTGATGACAAAATTGGTGTTTCCTTGACCGGTAGCTATCAAGAGCGTGACAGTGGCAACCGTCAGTCTCAAGTGAGTGGTTGGTTTGTTCATGATAAAGATAAGGGTACAGGTGGCTGGGACGACTTGCCCGGTAGTTATACCGATGTGCCGGAAGGTAGAAGCCGTGCGCTTCCATCCGAGATCATGTACCGCGTTAATGAAGTAAATCGCAAGCGCACAAATGCTCAGTTAACTATTCAGTACCAACCGGTCGAAAAACTGACAGTAACCGCTGATTACCTTTATGTTACGCAAGAGCGTGAAGAGAACAACTTCGGTACTGGCCTGTGGTTTACCCGCCCAGGTGATGGCTCTCTCGACATCGTGTGGAGTGATACCAATCCTGCCTATCCGCTTTCGTACACAGAAGTCGCAAGAACTAAAGAACTTAACTACGTTATCAACCATAACCAAGCTAAGTCTGATCTTAAGTCAGCCGGTTTGAATGTTAAGTGGGATGTGACCGATAACCTGGTAGTGGAGTTAGATGCACACAGCTCAGACTCTTACTCTGGTCCGAACGGTAAGTGGGGTGCTAATAACCAGTTCCACTTCGGTATTATCGATGACTACAAAGTGAGTGTTGATTTCACCAAGAAATACCCGCTGATGCAGTTCGAGTATGCGGACGGCCGTGATCAGGTGATCCCTGATACTTCCCGTATGCAGTTGACCAACAACATTTTCCGCGTACAAGATCAAGA belongs to Cellvibrio sp. pealriver and includes:
- a CDS encoding GNAT family N-acetyltransferase → MSPVSISPCIVEIQPPERFALVDRFYRSQGYKVKCAAGERVYTQSHENEGFIAAARLVPQQSGHYWLRNLLVRDDWRGKGLAKGLMRSLLQNIAPQGCYCFALPHLKVFYEDLGFTHEPADCPDDIARKFQTYRSRGRDWLLMGYL
- a CDS encoding VWA domain-containing protein, with translation MRLLIRLVIQFFIVGCLSPIALVSMADEPAKPLPADVRVIIDISGSMKKTDPENLRKPAVDLIARLMPDNSKSGLWTFGQSVNMLVPHQVVDQSWRNLGAQKSASINSVAMFTNIGAALEKATEDYETPSADYRRNIILLTDGVVDISQEAVVNLNERKRILTELLPRLKNADYRIHTIALSSDADQELMKKLSIATDGIFEVADTADELMSTFLRIFDQAVPAERVPLDENGFLVDASIKEFTALIFRRAEVPATVIVAPDGKEYSTTDPKNNVNWYRTDKYDLITVQQPLTGQWKVKTEMAPGSRITVVSNLQLVMQPPKSNIRSGQTLGLVYSFQENGSTITNKDFLGLLTAKALVSSRGSVETREVDLTLPAPDDGVFKHELAGFEEQGEYDVSVLIDGKTFKREYIHHLNITDSAFVLEKNQEEKDGKKTWVYRLGADLEIVDVANTKVTAIITDSKGNNLERQLNTIGNSRWEFSFAPLQPARYDITLKVEGLQIDGSPLTETIKADQFYYPDEATAMGIQAQSSAAASSAASEPAIEEEAAPEEDTSSNLWIYAALGVGNLLVLVLGYFAYRLIAGKGSKDELAEIEQTLAANPASKAAAGAAATAMPIDVADDSQMIPMESSEMSMPDDLMADNLFPLDNMEEPKDKT
- a CDS encoding Dps family protein, which translates into the protein MNIDIGISQAHREEIAQGLSRLLADTYTLYLKTHNFHWNVTGPMFQTLHLMFETQYNELALAVDLIAERIRSLGFPAPGTYKQYAALSSIKEEEGIPAAKDMIRLLVEGQEAVVRTARSLYPSVEAASDEATADLLTQRIQLHEKTAWMLRSLLE